From Sparus aurata chromosome 9, fSpaAur1.1, whole genome shotgun sequence, a single genomic window includes:
- the ift88 gene encoding intraflagellar transport protein 88 homolog isoform X9 translates to MENVHLAMEEDDLYSGYNDYNPTFDSEELENDVGFQQAVRTSHGRRPPMTAKFPGTAIGARPLATSFGSRIPMVSSMGRPVTGAVQDGAARPMTAVRAAGYTSSLTRGSTFDPLGQSRGPAPALEAKNEDTPEEKIKILEKKVNDLIEESCMAQSRGALQLALEKAKEAGKKERALVRQREQSGNADNINLDLTYSVLLNLANQYVNNEMYPEALNTYQVIVKNKMFSNAGRLKVNMANIYVKQKNYPKAIKFYRMALDQISNAHKEMRIKIMQNIGVVFVRMGQYSDAITSFEHIMSESPNIKTGFNLILCYYAIGDRERMKKAFQKLISVPLGIDDEDKYIPSNDDTNSNMVIEAIKNDKLHQMERDLKVLTEKYIMTAAKLIAPAIETSFATGFDWCVDMVKSSQYVELANDLEINKAITYLRQKDFNQVEAVETLKTFEKKDSRVKSAAATNLSFLYYLEKDFDQADRYADLAMNADRYNPAALNNKGNTVFAKQDYEKAAEFYKEALRNDSSCTEALYNLGLTYKRLNRLEEALDCFLKLHAILRNSAQVMYQLAHLYELLEDPQQAIEWLMQVISVTPTDPQTLAKLGELHDSEGDKSQAFQHYYESFRYFPSNIDVIEWLGAYYIETQFCEKAIQYFERATLIQPTQVKWQLMVASCYRRSGNYQKALETYKDIHRKFPENVECLRFLVRLCTDMGLKEVQEYTTKLKKVEKMKEIREQRVKSGRDGSARSRREGSAGSADSSHSSNSTKGERLSAKMRSLPGSNEPYEASSPKEIDASYVDPLGPQMERPKTGAKKRGEEDDFADEELGDDLLPE, encoded by the exons atggaaaatgtgcatctggccatggaggaggatgaTCTTTATTCCGGTTACAACGACTATAACCCAACATTTGACTCCGAG GAGTTGGAGAACGATGTGGGCTTCCAGCAAGCAGTGAGGACAAGTCATGGAAGAAGACCTCCG ATGACTGCCAAATTTCCTGGCACTGCCATTGGAGCTCGGCCTTTGGCAACGTCCTTTGGA TCTCGGATTCCTATGGTCTCTTCGATGGGCAGACCTGTGACTGGAGCTGTGCAG GATGGTGCAGCCCGACCAATGACTGCCGTCAGAGCAGCAGGTTACACCTCCTCACTGACCCGCG gCTCAACCTTTGACCCTCTGGGCCAGTCCAGAGGACCTGCACCTGCCCTTGAAGCAAAGAATGAGGACAC GCCAGAGGAGAAGATTAAGATTCTGGAGAAGAAAGTGAATGACCTGATAGAAGAGAGCTGCATGGCACAGAGCAGAGGAGCCTTACAATTG GCTCTTGAAAAAGCCAAAGAAGCAGGGAAGAAGGAGAGAGCGCTGGTGAGACAGAGGGAACAGTCTGGCAATGCTGACAACATCAATTTAGACCTCACCTACTCT GTTTTGCTCAACCTTGCCAACCAATATGTGAACAATGAAATGTACCCAGAGGCCTTAAACACCTACCAGGTCATTGTGAAGAACAAGATGTTCAGTAATGCAG GACGTTTGAAAGTCAACATGGCCAACATCTATGTAAAGCAGAAGAACTACCCTAAAGCCATCAAGTTCTACCGAATGGCACTGGATCAGATCTCAAACGCTCACAAGGAAATGAGGATCAAGATAATGCAGAATATTGGTGTGGTCTTTGTCCGTATGGGCCAGTACTCCGATGCCATAACATCTTTCGAGCACATCATGAGTGAGAGCCCCAACATTAAGACGGGCTTCAACCTCATCCTGTGCTACTATGCTATTGGTGAcagggagaggatgaagaaggcCTTTCAGAAGCTCATCTCTGTTCCTCTGGGCATCGATGATGAAGACAAGTACATCCCATCTAAT GATGACACCAACTCAAATATGGTCATTGAGGCCATCAAGAATGACAAACTTCACCAGATGGAGAGAGATCT AAAAGTCCTGACTGAGAAGTACATCATGACTGCAGCCAAGCTCATTGCTCCGGCCATTGAAACCTCTTTTGCAACTGGATTTGACTG gTGTGTGGATATGGTGAAGAGTTCTCAGTATGTTGAGCTCGCCAATGATCTCGAGATAAATAAAGCCATCACCTACCTCAGACAGAAAGACTTCAACCAG GTTGAG GCAGTGGAAACTCTCAAGACTTTTGAGAAGAAGGACAGCAGGGTGAAGAGTGCAGCAGCCACCAACCTCTCCTTCCTGTACTACCTG GAGAAAGATTTTGACCAGGCTGATCGATACGCTGACCTCGCCATGAACGCTGATCGCTACAACCCGGCAGCACTAAACAACAAGGGCAACACAGTGTTTGCCAAGCAAGACTATGAGAAGGCTGCAGAGTTCTACAAAGAAGCGTTGAGAAACGATTCCTCCTGCACTGAGGCCCTCTACAACCTGG GTCTAACATATAAGAGACTGAATCGTCTGGAGGAGGCTCTGGACTGCTTCCTGAAGCTCCATGCCATTCTGAGGAACAGTGCACAAGTCATGTACCAGCTGGCACACCT CTATGAGCTTTTGGAAGATCCCCAACAGGCGATCGAGTGGCTGATGCAGGTCATCAGTGTGACTCCCACTGACCCTCAGACACTGGCCAAACTGGGAGAGCTGCATGATAGCGAGGGTGACAAGTCTCAGGCTTTCCAGCACTACTATGAG TCCTTCAGGTACTTTCCCTCCAACATCGATGTGATTGAGTGGCTAGGGGCTTACTACATCGAGACGCAGTTCTGTGAGAAGGCTATTCAGTACTTTGAAAGAGCCACACTCATACA ACCAACCCAGGTGAAGTGGCAGCTAATGGTGGCGAGCTGCTACAGGAGAAGTG gAAACTACCAGAAAGCTCTGGAAACATATAAAGACATTCACCGCAAGTTTCCAGAAAACGTTGAAT GCCTGCGTTTCTTGGTGAGGCTGTGCACGGACATGGGATTGAAGGAAGTGCAAGAATACACCACCAAGCTGAAGAAGGTGGAGAAGATGAAGGAGATCAGAGAGCAG AGGGTGAAGTCGGGGCGTGACGGCAGTGCCAGAAGTCGCAGAGAGGGCAGCGCCGGGAGCGCTG atagcagccacagcagcaacagcactAAAGGAGAGCGACTGAGCGCCAAGATGAGGTCACTTCCTGGTTCCAATGAGCCCTACGAGGCCAGCAGCCCCAAAGAAATTG ACGCTTCATATGTTGACCCACTGGGGCCTCAGATGGAGAGACCAAAGACGGGAGCCAAGAAACGCGGGGAGGAGGACGACTTTGCAGATGAAGAGCTGGGAGACGACCTGCTGCCGGAGTGA
- the ift88 gene encoding intraflagellar transport protein 88 homolog isoform X7: MENVHLAMEEDDLYSGYNDYNPTFDSEELENDVGFQQAVRTSHGRRPPMTAKFPGTAIGARPLATSFGSRIPMVSSMGRPVTGAVQDGAARPMTAVRAAGYTSSLTRGSTFDPLGQSRGPAPALEAKNEDTPEEKIKILEKKVNDLIEESCMAQSRGALQLALEKAKEAGKKERALVRQREQSGNADNINLDLTYSVLLNLANQYVNNEMYPEALNTYQVIVKNKMFSNAGRLKVNMANIYVKQKNYPKAIKFYRMALDQISNAHKEMRIKIMQNIGVVFVRMGQYSDAITSFEHIMSESPNIKTGFNLILCYYAIGDRERMKKAFQKLISVPLGIDDEDKYIPSNDDTNSNMVIEAIKNDKLHQMERDLKVLTEKYIMTAAKLIAPAIETSFATGFDWCVDMVKSSQYVELANDLEINKAITYLRQKDFNQVEAVETLKTFEKKDSRVKSAAATNLSFLYYLEKDFDQADRYADLAMNADRYNPAALNNKGNTVFAKQDYEKAAEFYKEALRNDSSCTEALYNLGLTYKRLNRLEEALDCFLKLHAILRNSAQVMYQLAHLYELLEDPQQAIEWLMQVISVTPTDPQTLAKLGELHDSEGDKSQAFQHYYESFRYFPSNIDVIEWLGAYYIETQFCEKAIQYFERATLIQPTQVKWQLMVASCYRRSGNYQKALETYKDIHRKFPENVECLRFLVRLCTDMGLKEVQEYTTKLKKVEKMKEIREQRVKSGRDGSARSRREGSAGSAEMDVKADSSHSSNSTKGERLSAKMRSLPGSNEPYEASSPKEIDASYVDPLGPQMERPKTGAKKRGEEDDFADEELGDDLLPE; the protein is encoded by the exons atggaaaatgtgcatctggccatggaggaggatgaTCTTTATTCCGGTTACAACGACTATAACCCAACATTTGACTCCGAG GAGTTGGAGAACGATGTGGGCTTCCAGCAAGCAGTGAGGACAAGTCATGGAAGAAGACCTCCG ATGACTGCCAAATTTCCTGGCACTGCCATTGGAGCTCGGCCTTTGGCAACGTCCTTTGGA TCTCGGATTCCTATGGTCTCTTCGATGGGCAGACCTGTGACTGGAGCTGTGCAG GATGGTGCAGCCCGACCAATGACTGCCGTCAGAGCAGCAGGTTACACCTCCTCACTGACCCGCG gCTCAACCTTTGACCCTCTGGGCCAGTCCAGAGGACCTGCACCTGCCCTTGAAGCAAAGAATGAGGACAC GCCAGAGGAGAAGATTAAGATTCTGGAGAAGAAAGTGAATGACCTGATAGAAGAGAGCTGCATGGCACAGAGCAGAGGAGCCTTACAATTG GCTCTTGAAAAAGCCAAAGAAGCAGGGAAGAAGGAGAGAGCGCTGGTGAGACAGAGGGAACAGTCTGGCAATGCTGACAACATCAATTTAGACCTCACCTACTCT GTTTTGCTCAACCTTGCCAACCAATATGTGAACAATGAAATGTACCCAGAGGCCTTAAACACCTACCAGGTCATTGTGAAGAACAAGATGTTCAGTAATGCAG GACGTTTGAAAGTCAACATGGCCAACATCTATGTAAAGCAGAAGAACTACCCTAAAGCCATCAAGTTCTACCGAATGGCACTGGATCAGATCTCAAACGCTCACAAGGAAATGAGGATCAAGATAATGCAGAATATTGGTGTGGTCTTTGTCCGTATGGGCCAGTACTCCGATGCCATAACATCTTTCGAGCACATCATGAGTGAGAGCCCCAACATTAAGACGGGCTTCAACCTCATCCTGTGCTACTATGCTATTGGTGAcagggagaggatgaagaaggcCTTTCAGAAGCTCATCTCTGTTCCTCTGGGCATCGATGATGAAGACAAGTACATCCCATCTAAT GATGACACCAACTCAAATATGGTCATTGAGGCCATCAAGAATGACAAACTTCACCAGATGGAGAGAGATCT AAAAGTCCTGACTGAGAAGTACATCATGACTGCAGCCAAGCTCATTGCTCCGGCCATTGAAACCTCTTTTGCAACTGGATTTGACTG gTGTGTGGATATGGTGAAGAGTTCTCAGTATGTTGAGCTCGCCAATGATCTCGAGATAAATAAAGCCATCACCTACCTCAGACAGAAAGACTTCAACCAG GTTGAG GCAGTGGAAACTCTCAAGACTTTTGAGAAGAAGGACAGCAGGGTGAAGAGTGCAGCAGCCACCAACCTCTCCTTCCTGTACTACCTG GAGAAAGATTTTGACCAGGCTGATCGATACGCTGACCTCGCCATGAACGCTGATCGCTACAACCCGGCAGCACTAAACAACAAGGGCAACACAGTGTTTGCCAAGCAAGACTATGAGAAGGCTGCAGAGTTCTACAAAGAAGCGTTGAGAAACGATTCCTCCTGCACTGAGGCCCTCTACAACCTGG GTCTAACATATAAGAGACTGAATCGTCTGGAGGAGGCTCTGGACTGCTTCCTGAAGCTCCATGCCATTCTGAGGAACAGTGCACAAGTCATGTACCAGCTGGCACACCT CTATGAGCTTTTGGAAGATCCCCAACAGGCGATCGAGTGGCTGATGCAGGTCATCAGTGTGACTCCCACTGACCCTCAGACACTGGCCAAACTGGGAGAGCTGCATGATAGCGAGGGTGACAAGTCTCAGGCTTTCCAGCACTACTATGAG TCCTTCAGGTACTTTCCCTCCAACATCGATGTGATTGAGTGGCTAGGGGCTTACTACATCGAGACGCAGTTCTGTGAGAAGGCTATTCAGTACTTTGAAAGAGCCACACTCATACA ACCAACCCAGGTGAAGTGGCAGCTAATGGTGGCGAGCTGCTACAGGAGAAGTG gAAACTACCAGAAAGCTCTGGAAACATATAAAGACATTCACCGCAAGTTTCCAGAAAACGTTGAAT GCCTGCGTTTCTTGGTGAGGCTGTGCACGGACATGGGATTGAAGGAAGTGCAAGAATACACCACCAAGCTGAAGAAGGTGGAGAAGATGAAGGAGATCAGAGAGCAG AGGGTGAAGTCGGGGCGTGACGGCAGTGCCAGAAGTCGCAGAGAGGGCAGCGCCGGGAGCGCTG AGATGGATGTTAAAGCAG atagcagccacagcagcaacagcactAAAGGAGAGCGACTGAGCGCCAAGATGAGGTCACTTCCTGGTTCCAATGAGCCCTACGAGGCCAGCAGCCCCAAAGAAATTG ACGCTTCATATGTTGACCCACTGGGGCCTCAGATGGAGAGACCAAAGACGGGAGCCAAGAAACGCGGGGAGGAGGACGACTTTGCAGATGAAGAGCTGGGAGACGACCTGCTGCCGGAGTGA